In one Umezawaea sp. Da 62-37 genomic region, the following are encoded:
- the fdhD gene encoding formate dehydrogenase accessory sulfurtransferase FdhD has translation MGRVTVRRPVISFSPRGQRSRIDALAAEEPLELRVDGRALAVTMRTPGKDVELAHGFLLSEGVISGLEDISTARFCEGTGPDGQNTYNVLDLALAPGVPAPDVGVERNFYTTSSCGVCGKAALDAVRLKTAFSPASDPCRVRVDVLTTLPDALRAEQKVFATTGGLHGAGLFTSSGEPLVVREDVGRHNAVDKVLGWAVMNNRIPLRDHVLMVSGRASFELVQKAAMAGIPVLAAVSAPSSLAVELAEEQGMTLIGFLRGESLNVYTGAERVEAP, from the coding sequence GTGGGACGGGTCACGGTTCGACGTCCGGTGATCAGCTTTTCGCCGCGCGGGCAGCGCAGCAGGATCGACGCGCTCGCCGCCGAGGAGCCGCTGGAGTTGCGGGTGGACGGTCGCGCGCTGGCCGTCACGATGCGCACACCCGGCAAGGACGTCGAGTTGGCGCACGGCTTCCTGCTCAGCGAGGGCGTGATCAGCGGCCTGGAGGACATCTCGACGGCCCGCTTCTGCGAGGGCACCGGCCCGGACGGGCAGAACACCTACAACGTGCTGGACCTGGCGCTCGCCCCCGGCGTCCCGGCGCCGGACGTCGGCGTGGAGCGCAACTTCTACACGACGTCGTCCTGCGGGGTGTGCGGCAAGGCGGCGCTGGACGCCGTCCGGCTCAAGACCGCGTTCTCCCCCGCCTCCGACCCGTGCCGGGTGCGCGTGGACGTGCTGACGACGCTGCCGGACGCGCTGCGGGCCGAGCAGAAGGTGTTCGCGACCACCGGCGGCCTGCACGGCGCGGGGCTGTTCACCTCCTCGGGCGAGCCGCTCGTGGTGCGCGAGGACGTGGGCAGGCACAACGCGGTCGACAAGGTGCTCGGCTGGGCCGTGATGAACAACCGGATCCCGCTGCGCGACCACGTGCTGATGGTGTCCGGGCGGGCGTCGTTCGAGCTGGTGCAGAAGGCCGCGATGGCCGGCATCCCGGTGCTCGCCGCGGTGTCCGCGCCGTCGTCGCTGGCGGTGGAACTGGCCGAGGAGCAGGGCATGACCCTCATCGGCTTCCTGCGGGGCGAGTCGCTGAACGTCTACACGGGCGCCGAACGTGTCGAAGCCCCTTGA
- a CDS encoding alpha/beta hydrolase, translating into MSLPYVLVLHGLNGSGPAHWQNWLAGELAHHGAQVDMPVFADPDRPTLDVWLAELRTHLMAAPSTGERVVVAHSLACLLWLHHADTCDDPALRVDRVLLVAPPRPQHDEPLIATFVQPPQDPAALRRAAASTRLVAGEGDPHLTLAEAKLLAESLRIDLDVIVGGGHLNPDTDYGPWPAVLKWVRSDRTPLTPR; encoded by the coding sequence GTGTCGCTGCCCTACGTCCTCGTGCTGCACGGCCTGAACGGCTCCGGCCCCGCCCACTGGCAGAACTGGCTGGCGGGCGAACTAGCCCACCACGGCGCCCAGGTGGACATGCCCGTGTTCGCCGACCCGGACCGCCCGACCCTCGACGTGTGGCTCGCGGAACTCCGCACCCACCTGATGGCCGCCCCCAGTACGGGTGAACGTGTCGTCGTCGCCCACTCCCTCGCGTGCCTGCTGTGGCTCCACCACGCCGACACCTGCGACGACCCCGCCCTCCGCGTCGACCGCGTCCTCCTCGTCGCCCCGCCCCGCCCCCAGCACGACGAACCGCTCATCGCCACGTTCGTCCAGCCCCCGCAGGACCCGGCGGCGCTGCGCAGGGCAGCCGCCTCCACCCGCCTCGTGGCGGGCGAGGGCGACCCGCACCTCACCCTCGCCGAGGCCAAGCTCCTCGCCGAGTCGCTCCGGATCGACCTGGACGTCATCGTCGGCGGCGGCCACCTCAACCCCGACACCGACTACGGCCCGTGGCCCGCCGTCCTGAAGTGGGTCCGCAGCGACCGCACGCCGCTCACGCCGCGCTGA
- a CDS encoding alpha/beta hydrolase-fold protein has translation MDEQTRRTGVPRRTVLSALGVAGVTAAGLGLALNGSAPLGEALRLAVGIAGPKPAGKRAVVRVERVHSAARGQDVDLLTILPPGATPKNLPMSILLHGLHGNARYAAVGGMVEVFTSAVVRGAVPPFGFVAVDGGDNYWHENIPGDDPMAMLLEEVPRWLAERGLGGADGLPFACTGVSMGGFGALLYARRRAERRRPLQAVATIAPGLLTSWPEMAKRKAFANADQWASLDPLKHLPELGDTPVGVWIGDQDRFIVGTRQFIKAKHPAVGSIGPGGHDDRFFRRAVPDVIRFVGKRVPKSGA, from the coding sequence ATGGACGAGCAGACGCGGCGCACCGGTGTGCCCAGGCGGACGGTGCTGTCGGCACTCGGCGTCGCGGGCGTGACGGCGGCCGGACTCGGGCTGGCGCTCAACGGCTCGGCGCCGCTGGGCGAGGCCCTGCGGCTGGCCGTCGGCATCGCCGGGCCCAAGCCCGCGGGCAAGCGCGCCGTCGTGCGGGTGGAACGCGTGCACTCGGCGGCCAGGGGCCAGGACGTGGACCTGCTCACCATCCTGCCGCCCGGCGCGACGCCGAAGAACCTGCCGATGTCGATCCTGCTGCACGGCCTGCACGGCAACGCCCGGTACGCCGCCGTCGGCGGCATGGTCGAGGTGTTCACCTCCGCCGTCGTCCGCGGCGCCGTGCCCCCGTTCGGGTTCGTGGCGGTCGACGGCGGCGACAACTACTGGCACGAGAACATCCCCGGCGACGACCCGATGGCCATGCTGCTCGAAGAGGTGCCCCGCTGGCTCGCCGAACGCGGCCTCGGCGGCGCCGACGGCCTCCCGTTCGCCTGCACCGGCGTCTCCATGGGCGGCTTCGGCGCCCTGCTCTACGCCCGCCGCCGCGCCGAACGCCGCAGGCCGCTCCAGGCCGTCGCCACGATCGCGCCCGGCCTGCTCACCTCGTGGCCGGAGATGGCGAAGCGCAAGGCGTTCGCCAACGCCGACCAGTGGGCCTCCCTCGACCCGCTCAAGCACCTACCCGAACTGGGCGACACGCCGGTCGGGGTGTGGATCGGCGACCAGGACCGCTTCATCGTCGGCACGCGGCAGTTCATCAAGGCGAAGCACCCGGCGGTTGGCTCGATCGGCCCCGGCGGCCATGACGACCGCTTCTTCCGCCGCGCGGTGCCGGACGTGATCAGGTTCGTGGGGAAACGGGTGCCGAAGTCCGGCGCGTGA
- a CDS encoding CaiB/BaiF CoA-transferase family protein produces the protein MSKPLDGILVVSFEQAVAVPYATRLLADLGARVVKVERPGVGDFARHYDSACGEVSSYFAWTNVGKESLNLDLAHDRAGEVVARLVAAADVVLCNLSPGAAKRHGLDAGTLRAGRPDLVVGELSGYGEDGPYGGRKAFDALIQSEAGLVELTGDGDVTARAGISVADIAAGVQLQSAVLAALLSRARTGQGATLRLSLFEALAEWMHQPMLYAAGTGTAAPRSGAHHPSIAPYGPFPCRDGAVHLAVQNDPQWRRLCAEVLGRAALADDPRFGTVADRVRHRAELHAELDFGTWAAADLLAALDAADVPAARTRGVAGLPDHPQLVARDRRRDVTVPGGSVTVLRPPVDSDTWDWTPGAVPALGEHTEHVLRTLGYPAEEIAALVENSSCCGGSGV, from the coding sequence GTGTCGAAGCCCCTTGACGGGATCCTCGTCGTCAGCTTCGAACAAGCCGTCGCGGTGCCGTACGCGACCCGCCTGCTGGCCGACCTCGGGGCGCGGGTGGTCAAGGTCGAACGGCCCGGCGTCGGGGACTTCGCGCGGCACTACGACTCGGCGTGCGGCGAGGTGTCGTCGTACTTCGCGTGGACGAACGTCGGCAAGGAGTCGCTGAACCTCGACCTCGCGCACGACCGCGCGGGCGAGGTGGTGGCCAGGCTGGTCGCGGCCGCCGACGTGGTGCTGTGCAACCTGTCCCCCGGCGCGGCCAAGCGGCACGGGCTGGACGCTGGCACGTTGCGCGCGGGCAGGCCGGACCTGGTGGTCGGCGAGCTGTCCGGGTACGGCGAGGACGGGCCGTACGGCGGGCGGAAGGCGTTCGACGCGCTGATCCAGTCCGAGGCGGGCCTGGTGGAGCTGACCGGTGACGGCGATGTGACCGCGCGGGCCGGGATCTCGGTCGCGGACATCGCGGCCGGGGTCCAGTTGCAGTCCGCCGTGCTGGCCGCGCTGCTGAGCCGGGCGCGCACCGGGCAGGGCGCCACGCTGCGCCTGAGCCTGTTCGAGGCGCTGGCCGAGTGGATGCACCAGCCGATGCTCTACGCGGCGGGCACCGGCACAGCGGCGCCCCGCAGCGGGGCGCACCACCCGAGCATCGCGCCGTACGGCCCGTTCCCCTGCCGGGACGGCGCGGTGCACCTGGCCGTGCAGAACGACCCGCAGTGGCGGCGGCTGTGCGCCGAGGTCCTCGGCCGGGCCGCGCTGGCCGACGACCCGCGCTTCGGCACGGTCGCCGACCGGGTGCGGCACCGCGCGGAGCTGCACGCTGAGCTGGACTTCGGCACGTGGGCCGCCGCGGACCTGTTGGCCGCCCTGGACGCCGCCGACGTGCCCGCCGCGCGCACCCGCGGTGTCGCCGGACTGCCGGACCACCCGCAGCTCGTGGCCCGTGACCGACGTCGTGACGTCACCGTGCCCGGCGGGTCGGTCACCGTGCTGCGACCGCCCGTCGACTCCGACACCTGGGACTGGACGCCCGGCGCCGTGCCCGCGCTGGGCGAGCACACCGAGCACGTACTGCGCACGCTCGGTTACCCAGCGGAGGAGATCGCCGCGCTGGTGGAAAATTCCTCGTGCTGCGGAGGATCTGGGGTGTGA